One region of Lathamus discolor isolate bLatDis1 chromosome 2, bLatDis1.hap1, whole genome shotgun sequence genomic DNA includes:
- the LAPTM4B gene encoding lysosomal-associated transmembrane protein 4B isoform X5: MSLEDALSIINSVVLLILLSALTDPDQYHLTSAELGGEFEFMDDANMCIATAISLLMILICAMATYGAYKQHAAWIIPFFCYQIFDFALNTLVAISVLVYPSTIQDYLRQLMLVHWKSSRGIIQKVLSGKEQIMASCQVLQTGTATGWSPSAHPLPAVPCFCISASPAPVAAQVSVWLQEFSPLQSRSCNQVLLSLGHCGTT, from the exons aTTATCAATTCAGTGGTATTGCTGATTCTGCTGAGTGCCCTGACTGATCCTGACCAGTACCATCTAACCAGTGCTGAATTAGGGGGTGAATTTGAATTTATGGATGATGCCA ATATGTGCATTGCCACAGCAATTTCTCTTCTTATGATTCTGATCTGTGCAATGGCTACATATGGCGCATATAAG caaCATGCAGCTTGGATCATCCCTTTCTTCTGTTACCAGATCTTTGACTTTGCTCTCAACACGTTGGTTGCCATCAGTGTACTCGTCTATCCCAGCACAATTCAGGACTACCTCCGCCAGCTG ATGCTGGTAcactggaagagcagcagaggaataaTTCAAAAGGTTCTCAGCGGAAAAGAGCAAATTATGGCATCTTGTCAAGTGCTTCAAACTGGCACTGCCACTGGCTGGAGCCCTTCTGCGCATCCTTTGCCTGCAGTTCCTTGCTTCTGCATCagtgccagccctgctcctgtgGCAGCACAAGTGTCTGTTTGGCTGCAGGAATTCTCCCCTCTTCAGAGCAGGAGTTGTAACCAGGTTTTACTCAGTCTTGGTCACTGTGGGACAACATGA